A genomic window from Glycine soja cultivar W05 chromosome 10, ASM419377v2, whole genome shotgun sequence includes:
- the LOC114372584 gene encoding phosphoinositide phosphatase SAC1-like isoform X2, translated as MASFSLHENAPPVILMIHAGAISHAHVGSASVLVGDIDDALDSEKRYLKRGVNDRGRVANDVETEQIVLDEESGSCKGKMSSVVQMRGSIPLFWSQEASRFSPKPDIILQRYDPTYQATKLHFEDLAKRYGNPIIVLNLIKTVEKRPREMMLRREFANDVGYLNQILPVENHLRFIHWDFHKFAKSKSANVLEVLGAVASEALDLTGFYYSGKPSIIKRANKSNQTSTGR; from the exons ATGGCCTCTTTCTCACTCCACGAAAATGCACCTCCGGTGATATTGATGATACATGCAGGAGCCATCAGCCATGCTCATGTGGGATCTGCATCTGTGTTGGTTGGTGATATTGATGATGCATTGGACTCTGAAAAAAG GTACTTGAAAAGGGGTGTGAATGATCGGGGGAGGGTTGCTAATGATGTTGAGACAGAGCAGATTGTCCTTGATGAAGAATCAGGCTCTTGCAAGGGAAAGATGAGTTCAGTTGTGCAAATGCGTGGATCAATACCACTTTTCTGGTCACAAGAAGCATCCAGATTTAGCCCCAAGCCTGATATAATTT TGCAGAGGTATGATCCAACATACCAAGCAACAAAATTGCATTTTGAAGACCTAGCTAAGAGATATGGCAATCCAATTATTGTTCTGAATTTGATTAAG ACAGTTGAGAAGCGGCCTCGAGAAATGATGTTGAGGCGTGAATTTGCAAATGATGTTGGGTATCTGAACCAAATTCTACCAGTGGAGAACCATCTTAGATTTATTCACTGGGATTTTCACAAGTTTGCAAAGAG CAAGTCTGCCAATGTTTTGGAAGTTTTAGGAGCTGTAGCAAGTGAAGCGCTCGATTTAACTGGTTTTTACTACAGTGGTAAACCCAGCATCATTAAGAGAGCCAACAAGAGCAATCAAACAAGCACAGGGAG GTGA
- the LOC114370466 gene encoding thaumatin-like protein 1b, which yields MMSNIFSLCLSFSLLFYVAQGATVTFTNNCQYTVWPGTLTGDQNPQLSTTGFELAPGGTNSVNIPSPWSGRFWARTGCSNNGGFTCDTGDCASGQVECNGAGAIPPATLVEITVAPNGGQDFYDVSNVDGFNVPVSITPQGGSGECKTSSCPNNINDVNVCPSELQVKGSDGNVIACNSACVAFNEDQYCCRGDYDTEETCPPTNYSQIFEEQCPDAYSYAYDDKSSTFTCFNGPDYAIIFCP from the exons atgatgagCAACATTTTTTCTCTCTGCCTCAGTTTTTCATTACTCTTCTACG TGGCTCAGGGAGCCACAGTTACTTTCACAAACAATTGCCAATACACGGTGTGGCCAGGAACCCTAACCGGAGACCAAAATCCTCAGCTGTCAACAACCGGTTTCGAGTTGGCTCCCGGAGGAACCAACTCTGTGAACATTCCATCTCCATGGTCGGGCCGGTTTTGGGCCCGAACCGGATGCTCCAACAACGGAGGGTTTACATGCGACACCGGAGACTGTGCCTCCGGTCAAGTCGAATGCAACGGTGCCGGTGCAATCCCACCCGCTACTTTGGTGGAAATCACCGTTGCACCGAACGGAGGACAAGATTTCTACGACGTGAGCAACGTGGACGGGTTCAATGTGCCGGTGTCCATAACCCCACAAGGTGGAAGTGGCGAATGCAAAACCTCTAGTTGTCCAAATAACATCAACGATGTCAATGTGTGCCCTTCGGAGCTCCAAGTGAAAGGGTCTGATGGTAATGTCATTGCTTGCAATAGTGCTTGTGTGGCTTTCAATGAAGATCAATATTGTTGCAGAGGAGATTACGACACAGAAGAGACATGTCCACCTACGAACTACTCTCAGATTTTCGAGGAGCAGTGTCCTGATGCTTATTCCTACGCTTACGATGATAAGAGCAGCACTTTCACTTGCTTCAACGGACCTGACTATGCCATCATATTCTGCCCTTGA
- the LOC114372584 gene encoding phosphoinositide phosphatase SAC1-like isoform X3, with translation MASFSLHENAPPVILMIHAGAISHAHVGSASVLVGDIDDALDSEKRYLKRGVNDRGRVANDVETEQIVLDEESGSCKGKMSSVVQMRGSIPLFWSQEASRFSPKPDIILQRYDPTYQATKLHFEDLAKRYGNPIIVLNLIKTVEKRPREMMLRREFANDVGYLNQILPVENHLRFIHWDFHKFAKSLPMFWKF, from the exons ATGGCCTCTTTCTCACTCCACGAAAATGCACCTCCGGTGATATTGATGATACATGCAGGAGCCATCAGCCATGCTCATGTGGGATCTGCATCTGTGTTGGTTGGTGATATTGATGATGCATTGGACTCTGAAAAAAG GTACTTGAAAAGGGGTGTGAATGATCGGGGGAGGGTTGCTAATGATGTTGAGACAGAGCAGATTGTCCTTGATGAAGAATCAGGCTCTTGCAAGGGAAAGATGAGTTCAGTTGTGCAAATGCGTGGATCAATACCACTTTTCTGGTCACAAGAAGCATCCAGATTTAGCCCCAAGCCTGATATAATTT TGCAGAGGTATGATCCAACATACCAAGCAACAAAATTGCATTTTGAAGACCTAGCTAAGAGATATGGCAATCCAATTATTGTTCTGAATTTGATTAAG ACAGTTGAGAAGCGGCCTCGAGAAATGATGTTGAGGCGTGAATTTGCAAATGATGTTGGGTATCTGAACCAAATTCTACCAGTGGAGAACCATCTTAGATTTATTCACTGGGATTTTCACAAGTTTGCAAAGAG TCTGCCAATGTTTTGGAAGTTTTAG
- the LOC114372584 gene encoding phosphoinositide phosphatase SAC1-like isoform X1, giving the protein MASFSLHENAPPVILMIHAGAISHAHVGSASVLVGDIDDALDSEKRYLKRGVNDRGRVANDVETEQIVLDEESGSCKGKMSSVVQMRGSIPLFWSQEASRFSPKPDIILQRYDPTYQATKLHFEDLAKRYGNPIIVLNLIKTVEKRPREMMLRREFANDVGYLNQILPVENHLRFIHWDFHKFAKSKSANVLEVLGAVASEALDLTGFYYSGKPSIIKRANKSNQTSTGRDTSPRDLRASSVDLVRIGNSNEMINSVVNQDKETDMNLNIAPSLSKKRVF; this is encoded by the exons ATGGCCTCTTTCTCACTCCACGAAAATGCACCTCCGGTGATATTGATGATACATGCAGGAGCCATCAGCCATGCTCATGTGGGATCTGCATCTGTGTTGGTTGGTGATATTGATGATGCATTGGACTCTGAAAAAAG GTACTTGAAAAGGGGTGTGAATGATCGGGGGAGGGTTGCTAATGATGTTGAGACAGAGCAGATTGTCCTTGATGAAGAATCAGGCTCTTGCAAGGGAAAGATGAGTTCAGTTGTGCAAATGCGTGGATCAATACCACTTTTCTGGTCACAAGAAGCATCCAGATTTAGCCCCAAGCCTGATATAATTT TGCAGAGGTATGATCCAACATACCAAGCAACAAAATTGCATTTTGAAGACCTAGCTAAGAGATATGGCAATCCAATTATTGTTCTGAATTTGATTAAG ACAGTTGAGAAGCGGCCTCGAGAAATGATGTTGAGGCGTGAATTTGCAAATGATGTTGGGTATCTGAACCAAATTCTACCAGTGGAGAACCATCTTAGATTTATTCACTGGGATTTTCACAAGTTTGCAAAGAG CAAGTCTGCCAATGTTTTGGAAGTTTTAGGAGCTGTAGCAAGTGAAGCGCTCGATTTAACTGGTTTTTACTACAGTGGTAAACCCAGCATCATTAAGAGAGCCAACAAGAGCAATCAAACAAGCACAGGGAG ggATACTTCACCGAGAGATCTGAGAGCTAGTTCTGTGGATCTTGTGAGGATTGGGAACAgtaatgaaatgataaattcTGTGGTTAATCAAGACAAAGAGACTGACATGAATTTAAATATAGCTCCATCATTAAGCAAGAAAAGGGTTTTTTGA